CAATGGCAGCCAATGAGGACAAACaggagtcaatgggagtcaattgGAGTCAATGGGgctcaatggggatcaatgagGAACCTTAAAACTGCCTTTAATCCCAATGGGGAGTCCCAAAATGCCTTTTATCCCAATGGGGAGCTctaaaaaatggcttttatcCCAATGGGCAGCCCCAACATGTCTCGTTGTCTTCTCTAGAAAGAAGAGCAGCAGTCCATCCATCCACCACCAGGaagttaaagcagaagaaaggcagcgtGGCACAGGctcaaggacagggctgcctgtaCCCTTTGGCAGGGAAGCCTCTCCCCATCCAACCGcacttctcctcctctcctgcagttctcctccctctgtgtccccataccttcagctggaaggtctgaCTGGGATTCAGCGCCGCCAGGAAAGTGAACTGTCCCAGGAACGTTCCCTGCTCCTCATGTTCTTCCTTGAACGCCTACGGAAAGATGGGTGGAGAAAACAGAGCGTCTGGTGCACCATGGAAGACTGAACTTCAGCCGGTGAAGTACGGGGTTATTTCAGCTATGGAGTCCAAGGATGATGAGCACAAGGACAAGACGAGAAGCTGCAGGTGGGCAGCACGTCACACTTGTCTACTCAACGAGTCCAAGCTGGcagtcagaaaaggagcagacgctcccagtgagagggaggtgacctgagtgtcacaaatgccactgGGATTGGAAACCAAGAAGGTTTAGGACCATGTACtgtccagctccttttccatGTGGCTCCTGGAGTAGCATCTTGTcccagaagctgctttttgagtggtacattgaataaaagaggaattcAATGGGAAGGGAATGACCTCAAGGAGCCTGTTTGTTCTGAGAGCCAGGAGGAAGCTTCAGGCCCCTGGACTCTTTGCCCCATCTTCACCCTCTGCTCAGAAATTCTGTGCAATCCCCTGCCCCCAACTCCAGAGAAATCACTTACatagacagcaaagtccttgGGAGCTCCGGAGATGCTTTCTCCATGGAACGCTGTCCCTGAGACATGGGCCATGGTGATGGCTCTGGGAATGACTGGCATGGACAGCTTGATGAAGACGTGTCCCTGACTCCCTGGGAAGGGCCAGCAGTTGCCAGGATGATTGTCCGGctgaaaggacaagaaacactcagcagggagacacaggaggagagcaggtccaTGCGGGACAGGGGCAGGAAAAGAAGCTTCGAGGAGCAAAGACAGGGGGTAGGACACTCAGAGTAGTGTGTGTGGTTCATTCTCCCAGCCTTTGTGTTACTGCTTCTTGGTGCTCCCACCTCCAGAATCAGCTCAGGAGACCTCATGTAATCCATCACCGGCAGGGAGTACCAGAACACCTTTGCTTTGGCAGTCCGGAGGGATGGAGAAGTCCTGGACTGAATGACGGCTGCCCCTGGAAATTCAAACATGAGCGTGATCACAGGCAGTGTCACGAGGAATATTGCACTGTTGACTTGAAAAAGGCTTCTCAGTTGTCATCCATGTCCTACAGTGGGTTCCCCTTTGTCTTGCTGGCACGACCCCTCTGGAACACACATCAGGGAGTCATCAAACTGTCGTATTTGGCCATGGAAATAGGCAAGAATGTGAaccagcctttctgtgcttcccatggggtctggCCCGTTACAGGCTCTGTCAGTGGGGGCACTTTTAGGGCACAAATTGACCCTTGACTTCTCGCCCCTTCTCTCCTGCCCCTGGGCATGTTCCAATGCCCATCTTGTCAATCTGGACAGGAAGCAGTTTGGAACTGGTTTGTTTGTACAATGTCACAgcacctgctgatttcagggCGTAATCCGCCATCGGGACCTGGATTGcctccagcttctccaaagCTTCATTGACTATCTCCTgaacagcctgggaaggaacacaaaggagagCACCTGTTAGAAGGAGAAGGACCGGGGcaagcagctcccctgcaaggCCAGCCAAGGTGAATGAGGACACGGCCCGTTTCAGATGGAAGGAATGCCCACATTGCCTGGAAGCCTCCcaggtttgctctgctctgattgtCGGGATCAGAAAGGGGGGGCTGCTcactccagtgctctgaatgcTGGAGCTGTGGGACGGGGCTGTTCCTGTGCAGAGGCCCCAGGCCAGGCAGCACGGACAGACAAGCCTTCTGGGCATGAGATAAGCCTGGCTTAACTCTGCACTGCTGAGACCATTCTTTAATTCCAGTCCTCCCTTGAGGAGGACCCGAGATCTGGGCTCAGAGGAAGGTCCGACTCAGACAGCTGGCATTTCTGTCACGCTCTCTGTTCCCCATAAGCAAGCgtggagcaacaggaaaaggaagcgtggccatggcagcacttgttccagcatCACCAGCCTGTTGGCTGTGACAGGGAATGGAGCAGGATACATGCCGGAGGGAGGATAAAACCCCTGAGcagatccttctgccttgtgcccTTACCCGTCCGGTAACGCCTGGGAGCTTTGCCTGCTTGAGTCCTTCCTGCAGAGCCCGCTCAGCCACATCCTTAGCGCTCCAGCGCAGATTATAAAGCTGTTCCTGGAGGTTTCGGAGCTGGTCTGGCAGGGGCAGGGTTTCGCTCAGGTCTGCAGTGCTCCAGGGGGTTAAGGCACCAAGTCGTCCCATGTGGTAAACACCTGTGGAACACACACCAGAGCTTAGAACCTGGTCTAAGGCTGGGCTATGCCTCGGGCTGCCCGCTCtcctttctgtgtctctcccaAGTGCCATAGTTGTCTCTCCTCTTGTTGTCTTTGACAGTGGCCATCATGGCGTTCAGGCTCCGCAATAGATGGACGTTCCCTGCCCTGGActgtgctccttgtcctgcagaagactctcagcccctggggcaggagagctcagccacggcctctccctggctgaagagaactggctcagccctcctggggaaggcaactcagcccttcctcacccacacccgtcccgctggagcagggactggcacagctctgtggggactttctgctcttggctgagctcctctgctcacagcggGGGAAGCggaacagggcaggatggagccccgAGTACCTTCTAAAGGACCGTCCTCAGGTCGGAGCTCTGCAGAGACTCACCGAAAGAGAATAGAccgagaagcagcagcagggtcGATGCCTTCAGTGCcttcatcttcctgcagagcagataaagaaaaggctggtgaAGCTGGCGGTTCCCatgcagatcagcagcagactggagagcagcaaCATGGACTCAGCCCTTGAGCCTGGCGTTCCTGCCGTGTGCATTGGCttggtcctgcaccagctccagtcactgctggaggtgtcaccagctgcaccagtggGGGATTTGTCACGGCAAAGATTGTTTCCTTAGGGACAAAGGGCTCAAGATTGACTCTGGACTAAGAGCAGGAGTTGCAACAGGACTTCTGTCCACACTTcatgtctgtggggctggagagggattCTCTGGAAATGGAAGGACATAACAAAcgcctgtttctcctgcccagcaTTCAATGGacacttgtgctgctcctgttctccaccctctcaagagaaggttcagcctgtgcccctacagtccaacagctgccaggggggtgtgtgtctccCCTCTCGCAGCGTTTCTTTAGCAGCCGGGTTATCTTCGGCCCTTCTCTTGGCAGAACTGCAGACAAATGCAgactggaaagagggagggagggctgaaTGTCAGTGCGTGCTGGCAAGCAACGGGCAACCAAGGAAGCACCAAAGAAACTCCGGTGtctgggccctgctgccctgagcctgatctgccaagacacagcacacaccgcTCTGCAGGGGGGAAATTCCTCCTGCCTCTTCCAGGAGGCTCTCAACAGGCTCACAGCGACACTCATCAGGAATAAACAatcccttttgttctcctagAGAACTCCTTGCACCCCTCTGAGGACTTTGAGCCCCTTTCCtaaggcagagccctggtgaggaGCTGACCAGGTTTCCCAAGGAAACCTCCTCTGTCAGGAGCACAAGTCAGACCCACGGCCAACAGAGGACACGCTGGTGTCCTTCTGGTCCCcgtggagaggaaaaccaagcaggctcagggacagaacccaccctgcagagcacaacacaggacggagctgagctctcacaattactgcggcaggctgtgtctgggccaccccctgggactctctctgtcccatccaaaatggacctgtccctcattctgcagagatcaaaggcttctgggcccagcccttgtgttcatgaagagactgaaaggcggctgctgccttccagcagctccagacccagccctcaggctgccctcgtgttcctctcctgcccaccctccacccaccccagctgacgaggtggaaaacacacctggggAAGGGAGCAGAAAATACTCCCAACATACCCACTCAGACGTTCAGCCATCTCTGGGTGTCTCCTGGtacctgctgaggtgcaggtaaCAAGCATCTCGCTCGCTCAGGAGTGAGCCAGAAACTCTGCGATCTCGGTTCCCTCAAGATCGAGAGTGACCGAGGCGCAGGGAGACCCCTGGTCTTATACCCTGCTGTGCCGACCTCAGcgctgatgctgctttgtgacacaaCGGCAGTGGCTGATGTCACAGTGGACGAGGCTGCACCTCGTTTGGAGGCAAAGTCCCACCTGACAGGAGCGGGTCTTACAGTTctctctgcaagggaaggaatccTTCACCACAGAACGACGGGAAAGGTACAGGAACACGTTACTCTCAGATAACAGGCTCTgttgctgagtcaacaccttgaacttagcacctgctgaattggaactgggagccttagaggagtcaacgcagctgtgatttagggcccagcaagccccgtgtgtcaaaagtgttccaaatcgtgccgaggaaacagatgcttcccacagaacgatgtgggtatctctagatgtacatcactacctttctggccacggccccaactgacttgttgcggcacagccccgcagcaccagaacgtgtcgccggtcacctcccgcctgaggagcgcaggttggacagctgtggcaagttacttgctttgttccatgtcagttttactcctttggcttttcgggaagtgaggctgtttcacgtccaccccatcatgacgttccaatttccctgaaagtgctggcgtcaccttctcccagagaaggagcgcgctgtgagcaggaggaatacaccagtccaagccaggaaaagaagggctctgctccggggacgtggcggtgctgtgctttgtcctgagcccccggccgatcgcaatacaactctgcccttcccaggcagaaattccctgcagggcaactgggcagctggaggctggggagagagatgctgctgctgcccggtgctgccccagccattgcaatcagctctgggtctgtgcactgcacgggggtgctggggaagaggaggatgctgcgaaggctgcagcccggggcatgcagcagccacagacagccatggctggtttgcaatgcgccacacagggatcagcagctgctgcggctcttggctgactgggtttgtacctgagcctccctccatttctgggccccagaaacccagggcagagtaactcgcatctgagacgaagctctgagcgggtggatttcttgtcaagaccagcactgtttgcggcgcttctccccggtgtctcaggcctgaacgtgctctcgtgacgctggcagccttgtgcatcagagccttgtgcagagatgggtcatggctcagatctccagcaagggagcgagcagccggctcttcctgacttggaagaccctcggtggaggagagggaccacatgcgggtttggagggtctcgcctgtatcagctcatgcaggtgctccgaaacacccccgcaatggggaggttccttgtgagacgaaggggatgccgtacggtgcaggtcaaccaggccaagtcggcaatagatctcaaatgttccaagtcctggactggaactggagacaggcgggtgggaagggagcttgagggggatccagccagactgccggcttgcggcagcaccagcccagggcttccggcaaccaaggccgggacaccccgatgacagagatttcctgcagccttctttgtcccgaggtggagcaggaacagaggagcacagggggaaaacttctcatttttttttaattggctttattgattttgaaaccaatccaaggccgagcagaggctggcagcaccatgtcctcagggcaggtgaacgccgcggtcgcggctctactcctcttgctgcgccgcggtgcagctgcagcggaaagccctgcgcagagcccggagcgccctcctgaagcgggaaggccgtcgccgtggagccgggccctgcgctgggcaggcgatgtctgcgctggtctctcccccatgctctgcagacattggagaaactgtgttctcttcttcctcctttgcagctgggacgagaggggctgtgctggcctgtccctcatcctctcctgccaaatgagcctcaatggcttcaagtcctgcaggtgctggtgctgccactggaacatccgtgcattgggccaggtcctgctgttccagcggttgctggccaggtccctggatctcagcctcagccctgcgcaccgcctcactgacgatgtactccacaatgtctgacaggtccacatcgtcctctgtggggctgtgctgggcaggtgccgggcgctctgcctctgctgccgcctccgtgtctgtgcagctgggcaagccagacccctcctggggacctgcaggggcgtcctgcaggtgctcctggaccgaggggttgatccaggtgctgtggatggtgtctccgccttggcacccctctttgctgttctcatcttgcaaaTCCAtgcgctgggccaggtcctgctgttcctctggttcctggccagctgccatgatctgagccacagccctgcgcacggcctcactgacgatgcgctgggctgtgtcccacagagccgcgtcgtcggctgtggcgccctgtggggcaggtgccgggcactctgcctctgctgctgcctcgctgttggtgctgcgaggccagccagacccctcctggggacctttatggtggtcctgcaagcgctcctggaccgagggggcgacccaggtgctctggagggtgtgctggcccaggctgtggctgatctgcgggcaggaggaggagcaggacacctccttgtcagttggcatcttgggtctcctctatcaaagagccgcaacgggcacccaggggagatgctgcctcgtgagaagctgctgctcctgagaagctgctgctcctgagaagctgctctcctgggagtgagcaccccagggctctcgctccttaaatacccccacggtcagggcggggacccccgtgtcacaatggcctctggtgatgtcaaccccgtgtcacaatggcctctggttatgacgtcacagagcccgggcggtcgtcatggagacacccacctccggcccggctgggactggctgtgcgcggctggggcagcccctgcttgaaggaggagggagcagagaatggcgagggaagctgtccccagcacacaggaccccgtcccccagagcttcactcagatgctgctgcctgctccgctgcacctgcaagaatccgcattcagaggttgtttgcaggacaaaccaagggccactcgacagcctcaccacgctgattctttgtttttgtcgtggtttgatcatggggagacaatcaaaaccgtgggagaaggtttcccttcaccctttttcccccttcccccttcaggccacagtagtctacagttaatctccactcattgctagacttacgcactggccaaattgggctattgaaaggtgagcgagtcttcctgatcacaccccggctttccagttgaccaatcaatttctgaataggaatccaagagtctcgattggtgcgatactgtcgaCAAcgcaccgttgtggtagcaactgtcacctgctgatcatcaaccatcagcagtcctacaacagaagggtcatctgaaagaccaggaaaatcagacagctgttcaattctctcagtgtccacagatgctgtaccaaatgcccacctataaccttttgggtccttaaaataccctctcctgaggtagtctatgccaaggatgcacggagcatctgggccagtcacaatgggatgcttttgctgattttttccagttaggctcatttcagcctctacaacagtcagctcttgggatcccccaagtcactccaaaaatactgatgagttgtgtccccttacagcctgaaggaattattgtgcactgagcagcagtgtccaccaaagccctgtactcctgggggtgtgttgtaccaggccatcctatctgtaccgtccagtaaactctgttatccctttcctccgcctggctggaggcagggcacctctaatctcggtcttccacggtcactcgctgtgaattagaggttccttcacgagcatcagaatctcttttgtaaaccaggcagcccttttcctagaagcctgccctgttaactcatgcactcgttcttgaagttccccagtaggtttactgtgcacttactcatatcttctccctgctcacgtaggaaggaccacagcaaacctctgctggtggtctgcctgtgttctctctctggagattgggaacgccttctctctctctctggggactggaaacgctttctctctctctctggatattggaaatgctttctcctaatagctgaagcattggttcgtacaaatcgagagccatgtgtgtgttccctgagtgctttcatttctctcaacagcttttcaaaacagtcaacagttgtttcactcagtttctccaccctagagacataagcccctaggggatcagaaaggttttcctcaaattcccggagccgctcagtcatgtcattaacactttgtctaccgccagttgacacgaacgttcctgccaatatcttagcatatggagctggtgcactctgtgagaatctgcgccacatagaccgtgtacactcaactctatctggattcaccccctcctggctatctggcccaaaacagataatctctcgcacagctaactctctcaggaactggatacctcgctccatagcattccatttccttgatgtgcattgacagtcatccttgttacgaaatcttgttttcatggctgtcaagagtcgggtccagagggccgtggggttgggctcactggcaattgccccatcaagggtggaatcccttgacagagatcccaactgcttggcttctccgccctccagttctcttgtgtcagccccgttatcccagcatcggagcatccaggttaacacattctcaccatctttacgagtatagtcttttcgcaactctctcagctcacttggagaaaaagaccgggtaacggtcacttcctcccctgatgatgcccctggggatgaatgcagccccttgccatcatctgcagcccgattacTCTTCTTAGCCACTTCTTACAACCAGCTACTGATGACGATAAGGGCTTAAgattatcgctgggcttgtttttgctacaacaggaacaatgcccctttgcagcagaggatctgcccatgggcatgcctttactcttctgcagttaatgaagcgcttccaacacggcaccaccttgcattaccccgagtgcttgaattagggataattaccatgtctgagctgtcaggcagccatttgccagcccacagaacctggtgcctgagcccagaggctatgcctatgctttcacacctatgctttccatagcaggtgccctggggtttagctgagacctgctcccccacctgttttcctacctggacatctaggaggtgagagaggccacatgccaaacacatggagccggcaccaaaaggttgagattctttaatggaatggacgtaggctggcaggttcctgcacccatggcagcactttcgcagagcaattcattaccatcatgtactagaggattgtttttcatagtttcttttagtaactttaaaggcaaagagaagaagttcctttgtatgtgaataacctcctcagtaatttcatgccaccgccattcccaggtggtttcagccatggccagtgcgtgaccaccaagagcagggacagcgccctgggcctcctgggcacaaggacagcctcggggccagcagcacctcaaagtccttcctccacagagtgctgggtgcatgggcagtgggtggggtgggacactgggggcccatgtcacctccatgtcacaatgcgaccacggggcaatgtgatgtcacaatgccccggggcagtataaaagggaggcagcgtcccgtgtctgctgccagagctggcctggaggtcagcctgaagacatcggagaggaagtccttgaggagccggtggaatcccttgacaggggctgaaggaggaagagctggacgaggcagctggagtttctccgctgcaaggccatctcccagcagggcaaccttccaggttcatctgatggatgaacatccttttcagctggatagcagcagcaaaatgaagggaatgccttcttgaggagcactgcagagctcaccgtcctgatggagtggggagctagggtcagcagctgtaggaagtggaatgcagagtggtttgaaggatgtgcggtgctctcccggccaccagaaggtagatgcgtagttggcacaaggtgatggagcgaatgggtaagctgggcaaggttccaagtgtttgtcagggatttccccagcatgtactAGCTAGtgaaaaggagggagaaggaaaaggagagagaagagagagggaagaggtgaagaaaggaggagagtagaggaagaggaggagaggagagaggaagaggagaggagaggacgAGGAGTAGAGGAGAGGgtgagaggagaagggagaggatagaggagaggagaggtgaaGTGAGGAGAGAGTAGGAAgatgagaggagaggagatggagaggagaggagaggagcgAGGAatgcaggaagaaggagaggagagaagaggagaggagaggagaggagaggagaggagaggagaggagaggagagaggagaggagaggagaagagaggagagaggagaagagaagagaagagagaagagaagagaaggagaagagaagagagagaagagaagagaagagagagaagagaagagaagagaagagagagaagagaagagaagagagagagaagtagagaagagaagag
Above is a genomic segment from Columba livia isolate bColLiv1 breed racing homer unplaced genomic scaffold, bColLiv1.pat.W.v2 Scaffold_501, whole genome shotgun sequence containing:
- the LOC135578103 gene encoding SUN domain-containing protein 3-like, producing DPSVVGLLMVDDQQVTVATTTVRCRQYRTNRDSWIPIQKLIGQLESRGVYHMGRLGALTPWSTADLSETLPLPDQLRNLQEQLYNLRWSAKDVAERALQEGLKQAKLPGVTGRAVQEIVNEALEKLEAIQVPMADYALKSAGAAVIQSRTSPSLRTAKAKVFWYSLPVMDYMRSPELILEPDNHPGNCWPFPGSQGHVFIKLSMPVIPRAITMAHVSGTAFHGESISGAPKDFAVYAFKEEHEEQGTFLGQFTFLAALNPSQTFQLKNELPGVVNYIRLQVLSNWGHPDYTCLYRFRVHGDPPRDGGDVPVSSINKFL